One genomic region from Streptomyces sp. NBC_00457 encodes:
- a CDS encoding ClpP family protease, giving the protein MANYTIPYVVERTAHGERSSDVFSRLLSERIIFLGTEIDDGVANVVIAQLLHLESSAPENEIAIYINSPGGSFTSLMAIYDTMTYVQAPVSTFCVGQAASTAAVLLAGGDPGRRFVLEHARVLLGQPASGGSRGAISDLALQAKEMVRIRSQVEEVLARHTHHDIATLRADMDRDKVFTAEEAVAYGLADEVVSRRLVGV; this is encoded by the coding sequence ATGGCGAACTACACGATTCCGTACGTCGTCGAGCGGACGGCGCACGGCGAGCGGTCCTCCGACGTCTTCAGCCGTCTGCTGTCGGAGCGGATCATCTTCCTCGGCACCGAGATCGACGACGGCGTGGCCAATGTCGTCATCGCGCAGCTGCTCCATCTGGAGTCGTCGGCGCCGGAGAACGAGATCGCGATCTACATCAACTCGCCCGGCGGCTCGTTCACTTCGCTGATGGCGATCTACGACACGATGACCTACGTGCAGGCGCCGGTCTCGACGTTCTGCGTGGGCCAGGCGGCCTCCACGGCGGCCGTACTGCTGGCCGGAGGGGATCCGGGTCGGCGGTTCGTGCTGGAGCACGCGCGCGTGCTGCTCGGTCAGCCGGCCAGCGGCGGCAGCCGGGGCGCGATCTCCGATCTCGCGCTCCAGGCCAAGGAGATGGTGCGGATCCGTTCCCAGGTGGAGGAGGTGCTGGCCCGGCACACGCACCACGACATCGCGACGCTGCGCGCGGACATGGACCGCGACAAGGTGTTCACGGCCGAGGAGGCGGTGGCGTACGGATTGGCCGACGAGGTGGTGAGCCGGCGCCTGGTGGGAGTCTGA
- a CDS encoding ClpP family protease: MSPLTAGRGPDLMPRAEEGDTPPTRLDDHLAAQLLGQRIVLLGTQVDEVSANRICSQLLILSAEDPRTDISLYINSPGGSVYAGLAIYDTMRLIPNDVSTLAMGFAASMGQFLLCGGTPGKRYALPNARIMMHQGSAGIGGTTADIEIQAENLDHSKRTMERLLAENTGQTPDTIARDGDRDRWFTAEEAMEYGMVDRVLESLADARPAASKRRMGL; the protein is encoded by the coding sequence ATGTCTCCACTCACCGCCGGCCGGGGGCCGGACCTCATGCCACGGGCCGAGGAGGGCGACACCCCTCCAACCCGCCTCGACGACCACCTCGCCGCCCAACTGCTCGGCCAGCGCATCGTGTTGCTGGGCACCCAGGTCGACGAGGTCTCCGCCAACCGGATCTGCTCACAACTGCTGATCCTGTCCGCCGAGGACCCGCGCACGGACATCAGCCTGTACATCAACAGTCCGGGCGGCTCGGTCTACGCGGGCCTCGCCATCTACGACACGATGCGGCTGATCCCGAACGATGTCTCGACGCTGGCGATGGGTTTCGCGGCGAGCATGGGCCAGTTCCTGCTCTGCGGAGGCACGCCCGGCAAGCGGTACGCCCTGCCGAACGCGCGGATCATGATGCACCAGGGGTCGGCGGGCATCGGCGGCACCACCGCCGACATCGAGATCCAGGCGGAGAACCTGGACCACAGCAAGCGGACCATGGAGCGGCTTCTCGCCGAGAACACGGGCCAGACACCGGACACGATCGCCCGGGACGGCGACCGCGACCGCTGGTTCACGGCCGAGGAAGCGATGGAGTACGGCATGGTGGACCGGGTCCTGGAGTCGCTCGCCGACGCCCGCCCGGCCGCCTCGAAGCGACGGATGGGGCTGTGA
- a CDS encoding epoxide hydrolase family protein — MTSTPADGIRPFRIDVPQSDLDDLHDRLDRTRWPDMLPGVGWSYGVPRDYLQELARYWRHEYDWRAAEAQLNEWPQFTTTVDGAKVHFAHIRSPEPNATPLIITHGWPGSIVEFLDVVGPLTDPAAHGGDPADAFHVVVPSIPGFGLSGPTPDTGWEAGRVADAWAEVMTRLGYERFGAQGGDWGSAISRELGRAYPDRLIGVHLNLLPGAQATHEPTAEELDALSPEERERTLASWRGWSAWSREGTGYAVLQSTKPQTVAYGLTDSPVGQLAWIVEKFQEWTDSAELPEEAVDRDRLLTNVMLYWLTGTAGSSARIYYERAHAPADRAGAPRQPSTAPTALALFPAEPQIALRHKGDRTENIVRWTELDRGGHFAAMEEPDLLVEDVRAFFRQLREKGDG, encoded by the coding sequence ATGACATCGACGCCCGCCGACGGCATCCGTCCCTTCCGTATCGACGTCCCGCAGAGCGACCTCGATGATCTCCACGACCGGCTCGACCGCACCCGCTGGCCGGACATGCTTCCGGGGGTGGGGTGGTCGTACGGCGTCCCGCGCGACTACCTCCAGGAGCTCGCCCGGTACTGGCGGCACGAGTACGACTGGCGTGCGGCCGAGGCTCAGCTCAACGAGTGGCCCCAGTTCACGACCACCGTCGACGGCGCGAAGGTGCACTTCGCGCATATCCGCTCTCCGGAACCGAACGCCACGCCCCTGATCATCACGCACGGCTGGCCGGGCTCGATCGTCGAATTCCTGGACGTCGTAGGGCCGTTGACGGATCCGGCCGCACACGGGGGCGATCCGGCCGACGCGTTCCATGTCGTCGTACCGAGCATTCCGGGGTTCGGGCTTTCGGGGCCCACTCCGGACACCGGCTGGGAGGCGGGGCGGGTCGCCGACGCGTGGGCCGAGGTGATGACGCGGCTCGGCTACGAGCGGTTCGGCGCGCAGGGCGGTGACTGGGGGTCGGCCATCTCCCGCGAACTGGGCCGCGCCTACCCGGACCGGTTGATCGGCGTGCACCTCAATCTGCTGCCGGGCGCGCAGGCGACCCATGAACCGACGGCCGAGGAGCTGGACGCGCTGAGCCCCGAGGAGCGGGAGCGCACGCTCGCCTCCTGGCGCGGCTGGAGCGCCTGGTCCCGCGAGGGCACGGGGTACGCCGTCCTGCAGTCCACCAAGCCGCAGACCGTGGCGTACGGGCTCACGGACTCCCCCGTCGGCCAACTCGCCTGGATCGTCGAGAAGTTCCAGGAGTGGACGGACTCGGCGGAGCTGCCCGAGGAGGCCGTCGACCGGGACCGGCTGCTGACCAACGTGATGCTGTACTGGCTGACCGGGACCGCCGGTTCGTCCGCCCGGATCTACTACGAGCGCGCGCACGCCCCGGCCGACCGGGCCGGAGCGCCCAGGCAGCCGTCGACCGCGCCGACCGCGCTCGCCCTCTTCCCCGCCGAACCGCAGATCGCGCTGCGGCACAAGGGGGACCGCACGGAGAACATCGTGCGGTGGACGGAGCTCGACCGCGGTGGGCACTTCGCCGCGATGGAGGAACCGGATCTGCTGGTCGAGGACGTGCGGGCGTTCTTCCGGCAACTGCGCGAGAAGGGTGACGGCTGA
- a CDS encoding VOC family protein, with product MATDGFTTCLWFEDQAEEAAHYYVSIFKNSSIGKVARYTEGAMQPAGSVMTVDFTANGQRFVALNGGPQFKFTEAISFMIACADQEEVDFYWNKFIEGGGEPGPCGWLKDKYGLSWQVIPDRLIELTTDPDVEKATRAIGAMMKMGKIDIAALEKAAAGE from the coding sequence ATGGCCACCGACGGATTCACCACGTGTCTCTGGTTCGAGGACCAGGCCGAGGAAGCCGCCCACTACTACGTCTCGATCTTCAAGAACTCCAGCATCGGCAAGGTGGCCCGCTACACCGAGGGCGCCATGCAGCCCGCCGGATCCGTGATGACCGTCGATTTCACGGCCAACGGCCAGCGGTTCGTGGCCCTCAACGGCGGCCCGCAGTTCAAGTTCACCGAGGCGATCTCCTTCATGATCGCTTGTGCGGACCAGGAAGAGGTCGACTTCTACTGGAACAAGTTCATCGAGGGCGGTGGCGAGCCCGGCCCCTGCGGCTGGCTGAAGGACAAGTACGGCCTGTCCTGGCAGGTCATCCCCGACCGCCTCATCGAGCTGACCACCGACCCGGACGTGGAGAAGGCCACCCGCGCGATCGGCGCCATGATGAAGATGGGCAAGATCGACATCGCCGCGCTGGAGAAGGCGGCGGCGGGGGAGTAG
- a CDS encoding aminoglycoside phosphotransferase family protein produces MCAQKMRPDEVDIDAALVSRLIARQFPEWAGLPVARLESSGTENAMFRLGDDLVVRLPRHPGAVGDVEHEQRWLPRLAPLLPTPVPEPVGRGVAGDGFPWVWSVFRWLDGRNPAVDALDDPEALAGELAAFIGALRRVDPTGAPIGYRGIPLANRDAPTREAITQLAGAVDTDAVTALWEAALRVPAHAGPPVWAHGDLSPGNVLVADGRLSAVIDFGTLGVGDPAVDLIVAWNLLPASARPVLRHALGVDDAEWARGRGWALSVSLIQLPFYWETNPPLAANSRHVIKEILAEAG; encoded by the coding sequence ATGTGTGCCCAGAAGATGCGTCCGGACGAAGTGGACATCGACGCCGCCCTGGTGAGCCGGCTGATCGCCCGGCAGTTCCCCGAGTGGGCGGGGCTGCCCGTGGCTCGGCTGGAGTCCTCCGGCACCGAGAACGCGATGTTCCGGCTCGGCGACGACCTGGTGGTACGGCTCCCCCGGCATCCCGGTGCCGTCGGCGACGTGGAGCACGAGCAGCGCTGGCTGCCCCGGCTGGCGCCGCTGCTGCCGACCCCGGTGCCCGAGCCGGTCGGGCGGGGTGTGGCGGGCGACGGGTTCCCATGGGTGTGGTCGGTGTTCCGGTGGCTGGACGGGCGTAATCCGGCCGTCGACGCGCTCGACGATCCCGAGGCGCTGGCCGGGGAGCTGGCGGCGTTCATCGGCGCCCTGCGCCGCGTGGACCCCACGGGCGCTCCGATCGGCTACCGGGGGATTCCGCTGGCGAACCGGGACGCGCCGACGCGTGAGGCGATCACCCAGCTGGCGGGCGCCGTCGACACGGACGCGGTGACGGCGCTGTGGGAAGCGGCCCTGCGGGTCCCCGCGCACGCCGGGCCGCCCGTCTGGGCGCACGGGGACCTGTCACCCGGAAACGTGCTGGTGGCCGACGGACGGCTGAGCGCGGTGATCGACTTCGGGACCCTGGGCGTCGGCGACCCGGCCGTGGATCTGATCGTGGCCTGGAATCTCCTGCCGGCGTCGGCCCGCCCCGTCCTCCGTCACGCTCTCGGTGTCGACGACGCCGAGTGGGCGCGGGGCCGGGGCTGGGCGCTGTCGGTCTCGCTGATCCAGCTGCCGTTCTACTGGGAGACGAATCCGCCGCTGGCGGCAAACTCACGGCATGTGATCAAGGAGATCCTGGCCGAGGCCGGGTAG
- a CDS encoding ABC transporter substrate-binding protein — protein sequence MSDIHHPGRRSVLAAGVASAASLGASWLLTGCTGAASAPVLPSAAAKGAPDRGGTLRIARPPASDAETLDPASALSAYEYLGALYNRLVRMDAKGHLAPDLAQSWEPDSKARTWTFRLRKGVTFHNGRAFTSADAAYTLRHILDEATASPQAAVLAPLIDPDRLRTPDPHTLVVPLKTPNAEFPSLLTHYNCYVVPDGSAKSIGRTGIGTGPFKLESFAPAGPGRVTAYPDHWAGAPVLDAIAFYSVADMSARSNALLAGQVDLLSQTNLDFATARVVAASDRATIARVQNAQWYVLPMLTTEKPFTDVRVRQAMKLAYDPEHVVKVALQGAGTAGWDNPVPPSDPAHIAAHPKHDPEQAKYLLKKAGQEGLAVDLYTSSYDPLFTPMALAYQDSAGRAGIRVRVKTASADSYYTQIWMKKPLMATYWYTGRPVDQLLTQIFRSGSSYNETAWSDKDFDALLDRARAETDDARRRELYGQAQTMVIEKGGAMTPMFADRLVGISRKVRGYAEYGFEFDYLAIGLKGA from the coding sequence ATGTCCGACATCCACCACCCGGGACGGCGCTCGGTGCTTGCCGCAGGCGTGGCCTCGGCGGCGTCGCTCGGTGCCTCCTGGCTGCTGACCGGCTGCACGGGGGCCGCGTCCGCCCCCGTCCTGCCGTCCGCCGCGGCGAAGGGCGCCCCGGACCGCGGCGGCACCCTGCGCATCGCCCGGCCGCCCGCCTCGGATGCCGAGACGCTGGACCCGGCGAGCGCCCTGTCGGCGTACGAATACCTGGGCGCCCTCTACAACCGGCTGGTCCGCATGGACGCCAAGGGCCACCTCGCCCCCGACCTCGCACAGTCCTGGGAGCCCGACAGCAAGGCCCGCACCTGGACCTTCCGCCTCCGCAAGGGCGTTACCTTCCACAACGGCCGCGCCTTCACCTCCGCCGACGCGGCCTACACGCTCCGCCACATCCTCGACGAGGCGACCGCGTCCCCACAGGCGGCGGTACTGGCGCCCCTCATCGACCCGGACCGGCTGCGCACCCCCGACCCCCACACCCTGGTCGTCCCGCTCAAGACCCCGAACGCCGAGTTCCCGAGCCTCCTCACGCACTACAACTGCTACGTCGTCCCCGACGGCAGCGCGAAGTCCATCGGCCGCACCGGCATCGGCACCGGCCCCTTCAAGCTGGAGTCGTTCGCCCCCGCGGGCCCCGGCCGCGTCACCGCGTACCCGGACCACTGGGCGGGCGCTCCGGTCCTGGACGCCATCGCCTTCTACTCGGTCGCCGACATGTCCGCCCGCTCCAACGCCCTCCTCGCGGGCCAGGTCGACCTGCTCTCCCAGACCAACCTCGACTTCGCGACCGCCCGCGTGGTCGCCGCCTCCGACCGGGCCACCATCGCGCGCGTGCAGAACGCCCAGTGGTACGTCCTGCCGATGCTCACCACGGAGAAGCCCTTCACCGACGTCCGTGTCCGGCAGGCGATGAAGCTCGCGTACGACCCCGAGCACGTGGTGAAGGTCGCCCTTCAGGGCGCGGGCACCGCGGGCTGGGACAACCCGGTGCCGCCGAGCGACCCGGCCCACATCGCCGCGCACCCGAAGCACGATCCGGAACAGGCGAAGTACCTGCTCAAGAAGGCGGGCCAGGAGGGTCTTGCCGTGGACCTCTACACCTCGTCCTACGACCCCCTGTTCACGCCGATGGCGCTCGCCTACCAGGACTCGGCCGGACGCGCCGGCATCCGCGTCCGCGTCAAGACGGCTTCGGCGGACTCGTACTACACGCAGATCTGGATGAAGAAGCCGCTGATGGCCACCTACTGGTACACCGGCCGCCCCGTCGACCAGCTGCTGACGCAGATCTTCCGCAGCGGGTCGAGCTACAACGAAACCGCCTGGTCCGACAAGGACTTCGACGCCCTGCTCGACCGGGCGCGCGCCGAGACGGACGACGCTCGGCGCCGTGAACTGTACGGCCAGGCGCAGACGATGGTGATCGAGAAGGGCGGGGCGATGACCCCGATGTTCGCCGACCGGCTCGTCGGGATCTCGCGGAAGGTGCGCGGATACGCCGAGTACGGCTTCGAGTTCGACTATCTCGCCATCGGTCTGAAGGGAGCCTGA
- a CDS encoding ABC transporter permease: MLSFLARRIAAALGTLFLSSVLVFLAVQALPGDVATQVLGRDATPDAVAALRKQLGLDQPAWERYADWIAGAVHGDFGTSLVAGGSVGDEVSSYLANSALIALVTVLFAVTGSIVLGILAGLYRDRWPDHVISTVSLVGMSVPEFVVATVLVLCFSIALPWFPAVVLYGPDATVGQLLPAVWLPALALAVVLAAYIIRMARTSVIDVMASEYVTTARLKGLSTWRVVTRHALPSALLPTLHVIALNVAWLAGGVAVVENVFNYPGIGKLMLSSVQNRDLPVIQAIALISAVVYVVCNLAADLGAMALNPKLRTRGRTR; encoded by the coding sequence ATGCTCTCCTTCCTGGCCCGCCGCATCGCCGCCGCCCTCGGCACACTCTTCCTCTCGTCCGTGCTGGTCTTCCTCGCCGTCCAGGCTCTGCCCGGCGACGTCGCCACCCAGGTCCTCGGCAGGGACGCCACCCCGGACGCGGTCGCCGCCCTCCGCAAGCAACTCGGGCTCGACCAGCCCGCCTGGGAGCGCTACGCGGACTGGATCGCGGGCGCCGTGCACGGTGACTTCGGCACGTCCCTCGTCGCCGGCGGGTCCGTGGGCGACGAGGTGTCGTCGTATCTCGCCAACTCGGCGCTGATAGCGCTGGTGACCGTCCTCTTCGCGGTCACCGGATCGATCGTCCTCGGCATCCTCGCGGGCCTGTACCGCGACCGCTGGCCCGACCACGTCATCTCCACCGTCAGCCTCGTCGGCATGAGCGTCCCCGAGTTCGTCGTGGCGACCGTGCTGGTGCTGTGCTTCTCGATCGCGCTGCCCTGGTTCCCGGCGGTCGTCCTCTACGGCCCCGACGCCACCGTCGGCCAACTCCTGCCCGCGGTCTGGCTCCCGGCTCTCGCACTCGCGGTCGTCCTGGCCGCGTACATCATCCGCATGGCCCGCACGTCGGTGATCGACGTGATGGCGAGCGAGTACGTCACGACCGCCCGTCTGAAAGGCCTGTCGACCTGGCGGGTGGTCACCCGGCACGCCCTGCCGAGCGCGCTCCTGCCCACCCTGCACGTCATCGCCCTCAACGTCGCCTGGCTCGCGGGCGGAGTCGCGGTCGTCGAGAACGTCTTCAACTACCCCGGCATCGGCAAGCTGATGCTCTCGTCGGTGCAGAACCGGGACCTGCCCGTCATCCAGGCCATCGCCCTGATCAGCGCCGTCGTCTACGTCGTCTGCAACCTCGCCGCCGACCTCGGCGCCATGGCCCTCAACCCCAAGCTCCGCACGCGCGGGAGGACCCGATGA
- a CDS encoding ABC transporter permease gives MTALAPAAPVAARAWRTLRTSRVALIGLSIVAVHVVIALLAPLLTSYDPIANTPAEALLGPSWEHWAGTDQYGRDVLTRVLYGGRYALGVSVAATVLTVALGTVLGCATALRGGWFDDVLGRVLDALLSVPSILALLVVVTALGTGPVVIVLAIAIVSVPQIVRVVRGAALAVVPADYVTAARARGEGTWSILRREVLPNITDVVCVEFAMRASWVVLLISSLSFLGFGADPPTPDWGLMVAENRTAITVVPMASLAPIIALATLVVGLNLAADGLSKAWGVDRIREGL, from the coding sequence ATGACCGCTCTCGCCCCGGCAGCCCCGGTGGCCGCCCGCGCCTGGCGCACCCTGCGCACGTCGCGCGTCGCCCTCATCGGCCTGTCGATCGTCGCCGTACACGTGGTGATCGCCCTGCTGGCCCCGCTTCTCACCTCCTACGACCCCATCGCCAACACCCCTGCCGAGGCACTGCTCGGCCCGAGCTGGGAGCACTGGGCGGGCACCGATCAATACGGCCGTGACGTCCTCACGCGGGTGCTGTACGGCGGCCGGTACGCGCTCGGGGTGTCCGTCGCCGCCACCGTGCTGACCGTTGCCCTCGGCACGGTGCTCGGATGCGCGACGGCGCTGCGCGGCGGCTGGTTCGACGACGTGCTGGGGCGGGTCCTGGACGCCCTGCTGTCCGTGCCGTCGATCCTCGCGCTGCTCGTCGTCGTGACCGCCCTCGGCACCGGCCCGGTGGTCATCGTGCTGGCCATCGCCATCGTGTCCGTCCCTCAGATCGTCCGGGTCGTGCGCGGCGCCGCCCTCGCGGTGGTCCCCGCCGACTATGTGACCGCGGCCCGGGCGCGCGGCGAGGGCACCTGGTCGATCCTGCGCCGGGAGGTGCTGCCGAACATCACGGACGTGGTGTGCGTGGAGTTCGCGATGCGGGCGTCCTGGGTCGTGCTGCTGATCTCCTCACTGTCCTTCCTCGGCTTCGGCGCCGACCCGCCGACCCCCGACTGGGGGCTGATGGTCGCCGAGAACCGCACCGCCATCACCGTCGTCCCGATGGCGAGCCTTGCGCCGATCATCGCCCTGGCCACGCTCGTGGTCGGGCTCAACCTCGCGGCCGACGGCCTGTCCAAGGCGTGGGGCGTGGACCGGATCAGGGAGGGCTTGTGA
- a CDS encoding ABC transporter ATP-binding protein, producing the protein MTPNPATPNDAPPIVSVNSLSVAYRSGGRDVPVVHEVSFDVAEGRTLALVGESGSGKSTVAATLLGHLRHGSRITGGSVRVDGSDVFALPARELRRLRGGTVAMVAQNAGHALTPSMRVGKQIEEVGGDVPVVDLLEQVRLPRAAELARRYPHELSGGQQQRVAIAMAVAARPRVLVLDEPTTGLDVVTQRGVLDLIAALRDELGLAAVLVSHDLGVVAHMADEVTVLRSGQVVEAAPTRKLFRAPEDPYTRRLLASVPRLDDAGLAVVGEAGERDLRPKAEVPVDAAVAVRAQDVTIDYGASRAVDGVSFDVRRGEVLALVGESGSGKSTLAWTLAGLRTPSGGTMTHEAGDLARPAHERPLALRRRVQLVFQNADTSLNPRRSVGDAVRRPLRYFGTAGGRGEAAERARQLISDVRLDPALAERLPAQLSGGQRQRIGIARALAGEPDVLIADEITTALDVSVQADVLRLLDDLRRERDLACLFISHDLAVVRGIADRVVVLRNGVVVEEGPTEAVFADPGHPYTRRLMAAALEPDPDAQPLVENAPDWEDAAAPDDVWTDLGDGHRVRRWRSTALEGVV; encoded by the coding sequence ATGACCCCGAACCCTGCGACCCCGAACGATGCGCCCCCGATCGTTTCCGTGAACTCCCTGTCCGTGGCGTACCGTTCGGGCGGCCGTGACGTGCCCGTCGTGCACGAGGTGTCCTTCGACGTCGCCGAGGGACGGACCCTTGCGCTGGTGGGGGAGTCCGGCAGCGGCAAGTCGACCGTCGCCGCGACCCTGCTGGGGCATCTGCGGCACGGGTCCCGGATCACCGGGGGCTCGGTGCGGGTGGACGGCTCCGATGTGTTCGCCCTGCCCGCACGGGAGTTGCGGCGGCTGCGCGGTGGGACGGTCGCCATGGTCGCCCAGAACGCGGGCCATGCGCTGACCCCCTCGATGCGCGTCGGGAAGCAGATCGAGGAGGTCGGCGGTGACGTCCCCGTCGTCGACCTGCTCGAACAGGTCCGGCTGCCGCGCGCCGCCGAGCTGGCCCGCCGCTACCCGCATGAGCTGTCCGGCGGCCAGCAGCAGCGCGTCGCCATCGCCATGGCCGTCGCGGCCCGCCCGAGGGTGCTGGTCCTCGACGAGCCGACCACCGGCCTCGACGTCGTCACCCAGCGCGGTGTCCTCGACCTGATCGCCGCGCTGCGCGACGAACTCGGCCTGGCGGCCGTGCTGGTGAGCCACGACCTGGGCGTGGTCGCGCACATGGCCGACGAGGTGACCGTGCTGCGGTCGGGGCAGGTCGTGGAGGCGGCACCGACCCGGAAACTCTTCCGGGCGCCCGAAGACCCGTACACCCGACGCCTGTTGGCGAGCGTCCCGCGTCTAGACGACGCCGGGCTCGCCGTCGTCGGGGAGGCGGGCGAGCGGGACCTGAGGCCCAAGGCGGAGGTGCCCGTCGATGCCGCGGTCGCCGTCCGCGCGCAGGACGTCACGATCGACTACGGCGCATCGCGCGCAGTGGACGGCGTCTCGTTCGACGTCCGGCGCGGTGAAGTCCTCGCCCTCGTCGGCGAGTCCGGCAGCGGCAAGTCGACCCTGGCCTGGACGCTGGCCGGGCTGCGCACACCGTCCGGCGGCACGATGACCCACGAGGCGGGAGACCTGGCCCGGCCCGCGCACGAACGGCCGCTCGCGCTGCGCCGCCGTGTGCAGTTGGTCTTCCAGAACGCGGACACCTCGCTCAACCCGCGGCGTTCGGTGGGGGACGCGGTCCGGCGGCCGCTGCGGTACTTCGGCACGGCGGGCGGCCGTGGTGAGGCGGCCGAGCGCGCCCGGCAGCTCATCTCCGACGTGCGTCTCGACCCGGCCCTCGCCGAACGGCTGCCCGCACAGCTCTCCGGCGGCCAGCGGCAGCGCATCGGTATCGCGCGGGCGCTCGCGGGCGAGCCGGACGTGCTGATCGCCGACGAGATCACCACGGCGCTGGACGTCTCCGTGCAGGCCGACGTCCTGCGGCTGCTCGACGATCTGCGCCGGGAACGCGATCTGGCCTGTCTGTTCATCAGCCACGACCTGGCCGTCGTACGCGGCATCGCGGACCGGGTGGTCGTGCTGCGCAACGGCGTCGTGGTCGAGGAGGGCCCCACGGAGGCCGTGTTCGCCGACCCCGGGCACCCGTACACCCGCCGGCTGATGGCCGCGGCCCTCGAACCGGACCCCGACGCGCAGCCCCTCGTCGAGAACGCCCCCGACTGGGAGGACGCCGCCGCACCGGACGACGTCTGGACCGACCTCGGAGACGGCCACCGGGTCCGCCGCTGGCGCTCCACCGCACTGGAAGGAGTTGTGTGA